In the Ictidomys tridecemlineatus isolate mIctTri1 chromosome 10, mIctTri1.hap1, whole genome shotgun sequence genome, TGCCCTCACTCCAGCACAGCTTCGGAAAGAAGAAGAGAGCACAGAAGGGTGTTGTTAAATAATGTTGTGAAAGTTTCTGCATCCATTCCTCAGTTCATCTAACATGTAGACAGGTATCTGTGAAGTGTTAATATCCATCTTCATCATACATGCCTTGCCCAATTTTGGAGTTTATTGTTtctggcctttttaaaaatatcttcttcaATGGAAAACTAATGGCTCAATCTTTATCCCTGTCCTGACAGGAAACGATTTGACAGGGCTGAAGCTGAGTATATTACAGCAAAGCTAGATCTGCAGCGAAAGACTGAGATAAAAGAGCAACTCACTGAGCACCTTTGTACAATCATACAGCAAAATGAGCTCCGGAAGGCCAAAAAGTTGGAGGAGCTGATGCAGCAGCTGGATGTGCAAGCTGATGAGGAAACCTTGGAACTTGAGGTGGAGGTGGAAAGACTGCTCCGGGAACAGGAAGCAGAAGCAGGGAAACGAGTGGCTTTTGGAGAAAGACCATGTCAGTCTGCTGAGGAGAGTGCGACATTACAATTTGTAAAAGAGGACAGAAAACCACAAGAACAGTCTGCTTCCCTAGAGGTAGGCGAACAGTGTGGAAGTTCCAGCAGGATCCCCTGTGTGAGTCCAGACTGCCCCAACCAAGGAGTTAATGACATGTCAGCTGCTATGGCCACCTGAAGTGCCAGTGTTCTTTTCAGCTAATATCATGTTCAGTGAAGTGTACTCTCTGTTGTAGATTACACCCTGTCTCTACAAAGAGCCTCTTTAAAACTTAGTTTTTGAATATGTGATTAGTTTTAAGTAGATTAAC is a window encoding:
- the Gorab gene encoding RAB6-interacting golgin isoform X3; translation: MEEKNKRKKALLAKAIAERSKRTQAETMKLKRIQKELQALDDMVSADIGILRNRIDQASLDYSYAQKRFDRAEAEYITAKLDLQRKTEIKEQLTEHLCTIIQQNELRKAKKLEELMQQLDVQADEETLELEVEVERLLREQEAEAGKRVAFGERPCQSAEESATLQFVKEDRKPQEQSASLEVGEQCGSSSRIPCVSPDCPNQGVNDMSAAMAT